Within the Miscanthus floridulus cultivar M001 chromosome 2, ASM1932011v1, whole genome shotgun sequence genome, the region GCTCTGGGCCTGCAACAATTCCCCCAATCCAATCGTCAGCCCAGAGGACAAAAGGACAAAAAGCCAGTAGGCATATACACATCTAATTCATTTTACTTGTGGTTGTAACCACCTGGGGAGGTGACGATCTCCTTGAGCTTGATAACGTTCTGGTGGTGAAGCTTCTTCAGGATCTTGATCTCGCGTATGGCGGTGATCGGGAACTGCGGCGACACAACCAGGTCAGAGCCGAAAACGAAGCCGCGAGAGGAAGTAGTGGGGAGAACAGACTCACCCCTTCGCGCTCGTTGTCCATGCGGATCTTCTTAAGCGCGACGATCTCGTTGGTGCCCGTCTCCTTCGCCATGTACACTTGCctgccggcggcggccgcggaaCGAAGCGAATCGAGGAATTAGGCGAGTAGACAGGTAGAGTAATCACCAGATCGATTAGGGCGGATAGGATGGGAGAGGCGGAGGTTACCCGTAGGTGCCCTCGCCGATCTGCTCCAGCTTCTCGAAGCAGTCGACGCTGCGGGAGCCCCATGACGGGGCTTCGTCGAGGTTGAGCTGGCCAGGGGCCGCCACCGCCATAGCCGCCGGAACCAGAGGGAGGCGACGCGAGGCGACAACCCTCCTTTCGAATCGGGTCAGGTCGGGTTGGGCTCTCGACTGGGTGTGTGTGGTGCGCGGCGGCTGGGGCGCTGGGCGGGTTTGGTTCGCGTGGGCCGCGGGGGGGTGCTGCGGCGGGGCCGGGTAGTGGCGTAACCAGGCGTTGGGCGTTGGCAACGTCGTTCGTTGAAGGCGCTGGGCGGCTGTGGGGGAAAGCAATCAGAAATTCAGAACGCTCGAAGAACGGCGACAGGGTGTTATCACTTTTCAGACGGTAGGGTGGTTTGAAATGTGGATTTTTTTCCCCCTGTATATCTTGTGATCTGCCGCAGGGATATGCTAAGGCCCCGTCTGAATCCCCTTGGGATTTTGGATTTGGGATTAAAAAAATCTGCGACAGATCCAAACGGGTTGGATTCTGGTCTGTTAGTGAAAATTTGGTTTTACATGTTATTAAATTGCTTCAAAATGTAGTAGCCAGCATGTAATTTGTGTGCATTGTGTTTCTGTAATAAAAAACCAACCAGAGAGCAGAGTTGTGCCTTGACCATTAACTATCTTTTCTAGTAGATGCATGTTGCATTGCTGGACATTAGGACTTAGGAGTACGAAATGTTTGAGGGTATTATTGAGAaaacaaggcttgaaatagctaGAATCTCCAACGAATCCACAATCCAAACAGGTGTAGGATTTTTCTTATCTAGAATCTAGATTCTAGAATGCATATCTAGAATCCAAATTTCTAGAATCTTTCAGGTAACCAAACGGGACCTTAGTAACTTCTGCGGCCTGGTTTCAGCTGTAACCACAGATTTGGGGAGAACGTTGTTCAGCCCCAAACTGCCCTGTCATAATAAAGCATGATGTGCTAAGGTAGTAAGCTGGATGAAAATAAGTAAAGTTGATAGAGACATCGTGGCCCGTGGGAAACAAATGTACCTTCGGAATGAGACAAGTAAATGTACATAAATAAAGTGGTCTGCGTATTCATCATTCATAAAAGTCTTCTGTAGAAATGAAAAGGGACTAGCTCGGGCTAGTAGTCAGTAGTCACGCACACAGGTTCCAAATATATGTTTTATATAGCTGAGATCTCTACTTTGCTAGTAGATGCTATTTTGGTTAACATTTTCCACCAAATGCATCTAGTGATTAATTGTACTTAGTTGAAAAATCAGTATCAACTCAACACCAAAGAGAGTTGGCATTGTGATCAACTGATAGGTGCAATGCTACTTGTCCAACAGTGCTGTCCTTCACTCATCATCTTCTAAAGCGTGTTCATCTTCATCTGGTAGCTCTATATCTTCATCATCAAGTGTGTTTCCTGGCTGAGAGCTTGACTCATTTCTACCAAACCCTGTAGATCGAAAGTTGAGAAACCATAAATTATAAAAAATCTAGAAGCACAAGTGATAGTATCAACTGTCTACAGAGGAAAGTCTATGAGACCAGTAGTTCTCCTCTTTACATATGTATGAAATAAAGTGCTTAAATATTAACGGAAATGATATTAACCACTCACAAGAGACATACCCTCCGAGTtagatttttttagataatgaccCTCAGAGTTAGACGAGTCCAGCAGATATGGGAGTTCCAGAAGCTGAAGAAAAGACTCAGTTTGTGGGTTCCTGCAGCAAACTGTGTATAACAGAGAAGAAATGTGAAATGCTATGTCAGAACTTTGGTAAGAAAGGAAAATAGATCCAAACTTTATCGCAAGTATGGTCTTAAAAAAATAAAGTTAACATCCAGATGGAAATACGAAATTATCAGAATCACAACTATTTTTTCCTAGTTTTGATTATTGATAGAAAAGCCATTGGGTTTAAAGGAAATGTGCGATgtgaaaaaaaaactcgacctgcggggggttatgacggcccccgggtttcccttttaagaagaagatcttctcacacagatcgagaaaacccccgaacccccgtCCCACATCCTGACGCAGGAGGTGCCGTAaccctgtgagaaccgggccggAGCCTACCACTGTGCTTTGGCACATGGGgacgggcgaggggatttttttaacctcagcctaaaatgagtcgaactcaggacctaaggagtgccgctgggtcacctaaccgttAGGACTAGGCGCCCTTTGGCTGTGCGATGTGTAAGACCAAACTTAAAGGACTGAACAATATATAGCCCAATAAAAACTATAAGTAGCTGATTAAGTCACAAGTGAATATTCAAACTTACCAGTTATAGGGTGTTTAGATATTGTACTGGAAGGATTGAAAGATGGTGCAGTCTGGACAAAATCAAAAGGCTTAGCTCCTCTAGTATTCAACTTGCTCCTGACCCATTGCCGGTCTTCTTCAGTGTCAAGCTGCTCATCCCTtttaagtaaaaaaaaaaaaggttgaaCATCTCCAGATTTAGCAGTGGCTACAAATTTTTCAGAGCATGGACTATGTGTTAAACTGCTAACGAATAAAGATATTATATGAACCAACCGCATAGTAAATCGTGTCTGTGCTAAGGGGAAAATACTGTTGAATTTTCGTGTTATTGCAAGCCATTCTTCATCATACTGGATTTCATATGGTCCTGGATTGGATGGAATGTCTATAACCTAAAATGGAATGGATAACTTCAGAAACAAACATGTACTacaaaacttttatttataacgATGGAAAGTATCCTGAAAGAAATGAGAGCACCTGCAAAAAATTGCGCCCAGGAATGCACTTATCAAGCGCAAGAAACTTCGTCGTAGGTCCATTCTTTCCATGCTGGATGATCGCAGGGAACTTACAGTGAAGGTGCCCCGAAAACCAGTATGGTGGTTTTAGTTTGTTCAGTAATTCAGCTGCAGGTTTGCTGCCTAGTGTTCTATTGTTAACCTGGAAAAATAAATAAGCATTGATTATAATATAACATTTGCATTCCAGAAGATATATGAATATGACTATATGAGTTACAGAAGAATGAAAGATGTTCGTTGTAAGAAATTAAATTCACTCAAACTGTCAAATTTGGTGCATGTGCCAAACTAAAAGAAGGAAACCTAAGGACATTAACCCTACAGGCTGACCTACACAACGGTCATCATGTACAAGGATATTTTTCTAGGTACAGAATAAAAGCAGACAACAAAGTTGGATCCAAAGGAGGTGCACAATTTCAAAGCACAGCAAGAGCAAGGGCATTCACGGGAGGGGGAGGGATAGATTAGATAGTTAGCCCTGGTAAAGAAAAAGGCAAGACTCGAGAATCTGAAGGGAACCCCTAGCCAAGGAAGTCAAGACCCAAGAGTCTGAAGAAAACAACAGATAAGTTGGCCAGGTGCCCATGTTTCACCTAAGTCCTAGCAAGATTTATTATTCGGACCAGTACATATTCTAGAACTAACAGGGTTCTGGTCTTGCGACATTAAAAAGAGATGCATTATTGCCTGTGAAAACTGTGACACCAGTTGTTAATGTCACTTGTTTGGTTAAGTCTCCAAATGAATCATGCAGTGTTCTAGCACACTAAAATTGAATCTGTCACGAGACATTTTGATGAACTATATGGTATAGGGGAAGTAATAATGCCATGGCATTAAGCTTTAAAATAAGCCAATCTCATAAGCCAGTGTACATTACCTCTTCTTCAAAGTGCTTCTTCACACTAATGAGCTTCTGCCAGTTTCCATACTCAGTGATGCCCAGAGGCCAATCATGTGACAAGAATACATCTAGCGGCTCCTCCAAATGCATGAGCTTGAGAACATCATAATGCCTTACATGGTACACAGACCGTATAGTATCTTCATTGTATGGAGGCCTCTCGTAGTGTCCTGCATAGGTAGCAATAAGCTTGGGTTACTCAATGCACAAAAAGTTACAGTTGGATCATTTTTCATTAGTTTTCTGCCCTTATATGATAGTTCCCTCTAGATGCAAGGTTAAAAAATAACAAATCCAAGTATCACAAGTAAAACAAAAACAGACTTGCCTAAATGATAACGGTATTTGTTATATATTCCTGACAATCCACCAATTCGTATGTTTCCAAACTTAACAACACCAGCAAACCCCAAAAAGTATATGTTAGGTGCTGTCCATCCTCCATAGTACCTGATAAATAGTCGTTACATTTTCCaatgagcaaaaaaaaaaaaaaaaaaacgcatcAACTATAGATAAAGTactgaaaggttgtactcaaagTATACCGTTAATCTCCTTGCAAATAATTTTTAACTGGGATGTAAATTACAAGAAAGTCCGAATCTCGAAACAACTTCATTCAAGAGTGGGATCCATTCATTCACATGCCTTTGTTTTTATGTGCTCCATATACTGACTACAGATGGAAACCTGAACTAATGGACTACAGAGGTGGCAACTGAATATCATAATTTCCACAGCGGTAGTTACTTAGGCTCTGTTTGGATCCATTAGTGATAATAGTTAGCTGCTAGCTGAGGGAAACAGGCCCTTAGTTATGCACTTATGCTACAAAAAGGTTCATAGTACGAAATTCAGTTTTCACAATTTTATGATCACAAATTCTAGTTATTTGTAAACAAACATGAATTTGAGGATGTGTTAAAAACCTAGGGGCAAAGGGGAAACCACAAATTATAGAAATTGCAAAGACTCACAATTCCCACAGATAATTGGATGCTTCGTGGTTTCCACCGATAAAGATGGTTGGGTACGGAGCAACTGCTTCTCCAGAGTAGTACTTCCAAAATGAGTTCATGGTACGGTACTTTTGTGGGACGTTAACACACTGTAAATCGCTCTCATTCCTAACAGCCTGGAAGAATAATGCAACGTCAGAAGTGAGATATATTACATCTAGTAGAGAACTACTACCAAATATTTACAAATACGGCAGTTGTTTCTCCCGTTTCCCATCCATGCGAACAAACGTTAATTCAAACGGAACTCCCCGCTCAGAAATCGAGAGGGGATGCGGAGCGTACCTGGAAATCGCCGCAGCAGAGGAGGAGGTCAATCTTTACGCCCTCGGCATCCTCGAGCTTTCGCAGCGTGTCGTAGACTATGTCCAGCTCCCCGTGCATACACCCCTCCACCGCGATCTGCACGGACGCACCCAGTGAGGCACGACGTCGAACACCTGGCGCCCGCGGGAAGACCAACAGCATCCGAACCGGGAGTTCGGAGCGGCAGGCGCCGCAGGAGGATGCACGAGGGGGAATCGAACGGAGGGGAGGAAGCACAGACGTCTCTTACCTTCATGCCGCCGGGGACTGGAGCTGGAGGAAGGAAGCCGGAGGGCAGTGGATGGAGCCCCGGAACGAGCAGCCGGGGAGGGGGAGCCGGCGTGAGGCGTGGGGAGAAACCGGGAAGTCGCGGGTCCGCGAAACGGGAGACTTGGCATTtcaatagggatgaaaacggatcggatacgaacggatatcacttatattatatttgtttttatatttctattCGGATTTGGATTCGGACAtggatagcgttcggatacatatacgaatacggattgactcggttacagatacgaataatgagtatcgaatacggtatgaatcggattcggagaagatcggatacaaatatctattcggatattgagtaaaagcagcatatatatatatatatatatatatatatatatatatatatatatatatatatatatatatcatacgtgcgcaaaccattacaccactctgtgagtccataatccatctagattaagccaaaagactaaagagtaaagcaacaaataagataaagatatagatacatcatacatcaaacatcatacaagcaccaatcttcgcggcatgagtagaaatagccaagctcatggcttcatgggtctcatggagtcatggtcatggattcaagatctacaatccttatataggccatttttttatttaagaaagtttgaacaaaatgtagttcaaatttgtgactagtgtttgataaaactttcttaaatgggaaaatgagctatgtaacaattgtagatcttgctgagatgatcaaacttggtattcagagttttttcatctgaggtcatttagtgtctcatttgagtaagtttaccaagtcaaatttggtcaaatgaaaaaataacactttgactctagtattgtgaactctaaatgacttcaaattgaaaagttttgaatatcaagtttgttcaactcaccaagatctacaattgttgttttggtcaactttccatttgagatagtttggacggttcaaatttatgatttttaaatttcgatgcctacaaactagttttcggaaccctagattgtctcaaattgaaaagttttgaataccaagtttgttcagctcatcaagatctacaatccttatataggccatttttcatttgagaaagtttgtataaaatgtagttcaaatttcacaagtgtgtgacatagttttagaaagtctatatgagattcaagaatttgtgactagtgtttgataaaaatttctcaaatgggaaaatgagctatgtaacagttgtagatcttgctgagatgatcaaactttgtattcagagttttttcatctgaggtcatttagtgtctcatttgagcaagtttgaccaagttaaatttggtcaaacgaaaaaacaacactttgactctagtattatgaactctaaatgacttcaaattgaaaagttttgaataccaagtttgttcaactcatcaagatctacaattgttgttttggttaactttccatttgagatagtttggacggttcaaatttgtgatttttaaatttcgacgcatacaaactagttttcggaaccctagattgtctcaaattgaaacgttttgaataccaagtttgttcagctcatcaagatatacaatccttatatagaccattttttcatttgagaaagtttgaacaaaatgtagttcaaatttcacaagtgtgtgacatagttttagaaagtctatatgagattcaagaattcgtgactagtgttcgataaaactttctcaaatgggaaaatgagctatgtaacaattgtagatcttgctaagatgatcaaacttggtattcagagttttttcatctgaggtaatttagtgtctcatttgagcaagtttgaccaagtcaaatttggtcaaatgaaaaaacaacactttgactctagtattatgaactctaaatgacttcaaattgaaaagttttgaataccaagtttgttcaactcatcaagatctacaattgttgttttggtcaactttccatttgagatagtttggacggctcaaatttgtgatttttaaatttcgacgcttacaaactagttttcggaaccctagattgtctcaaattgaaaagttttgaataccaagtttgttcagctcatcaagatctacaatccttatataggccatttttttatttgagaaagtttgaataaaatgtagttcaaatttcataagtgtgtgacatagttttagaaagtctatatgagattcaagaatttgctactagtgtttgataaaaatttctcaaatgggaaaatgagctatgtaacagttgtagatcttgctgagatgatcaaacttggtatttagagttttttcatctgaggtcatttagtgtctcatttgagcaagtttgaccaagtcaaatttggtcaaacgaaaaaacaacactttgactctagtattatga harbors:
- the LOC136538154 gene encoding lariat debranching enzyme — encoded protein: MKIAVEGCMHGELDIVYDTLRKLEDAEGVKIDLLLCCGDFQAVRNESDLQCVNVPQKYRTMNSFWKYYSGEAVAPYPTIFIGGNHEASNYLWELYYGGWTAPNIYFLGFAGVVKFGNIRIGGLSGIYNKYRYHLGHYERPPYNEDTIRSVYHVRHYDVLKLMHLEEPLDVFLSHDWPLGITEYGNWQKLISVKKHFEEEVNNRTLGSKPAAELLNKLKPPYWFSGHLHCKFPAIIQHGKNGPTTKFLALDKCIPGRNFLQVIDIPSNPGPYEIQYDEEWLAITRKFNSIFPLAQTRFTMRDEQLDTEEDRQWVRSKLNTRGAKPFDFVQTAPSFNPSSTISKHPITVCCRNPQTESFLQLLELPYLLDSSNSEGHYLKKSNSEGFGRNESSSQPGNTLDDEDIELPDEDEHALEDDE